A portion of the Daphnia magna isolate NIES linkage group LG4, ASM2063170v1.1, whole genome shotgun sequence genome contains these proteins:
- the LOC116920281 gene encoding uncharacterized protein LOC116920281 — MRWPAQPKTKTRRIFKMKNTRMTLLALFGLWLIAGTSVEGFSFVSSNHRSAVNCSNIDYTPCTCEENRVVCDKVLIKNVKATFSKIPAHDLAGLRFTLSPTEMEPIPDDFLGKTRISGDLVMLCVKNKRLKVSPKAFQLSALGITRVFIDGCDFGQQTNFSYMSGFRNMMALVIKNSTNFKSFKGLPSQSAFTYLYITHSRGFEGLNQDTVALPALKVFYLNFNQLNDATTGKIFKSLAASSLNSLTEIRLDNNKLTKIPEMISSLSQLEQIDLGFNEITVIAKNSLPRNNTAKGLTFSLQRNPIKTIEPGAFGGSIGSGAHVKLEDIRLTRLDSKIFRPMLERMEIRAKNVLGKTPLLFIGNNPIQCDCHLAWLVRDNRNLLKHIEGGKCNDSTELLDLKAADFIRCK; from the exons ATGCGGTGGCCAGCACAACCAAAAACTAAAACCAGAAGAATTTTCAAGATGAAGAACACAAGGATGACGTTGCTTGCGCTTTTCGGACTATGG TTGATTGCGGGCACGTCAGTGGAAGGTTTTTCCTTCGTTAGTTCCAATCATCGTTCAGCAGTCAATTGTTCAAATATTGATTACACACCGTGCACTTGTGAGGAAAACAGAGTTGTTTGCGATAAAGTACTCATTAAAAATGTGAAGGCCACGTTTAGTAAAATTCCAGCTCACGATCTGGCTGGGCTCCGGTTTACGCTGTCTCCAACTGAAATGGAACCCATTCCGGATGATTTCTTGGGTAAAACGAGAATCAGTGGCGATTTGGTAATGCTGTGCGTCAAAAACAAGCGATTGAAAGTCTCCCCAAAGGCTTTCCAGCTATCAGCACTTGGCATTACAAGAGTGTTTATCGACGGATGCGATTTCGGCCAGCAAACCAATTTTTCGTACATGTCGGGATTCCGTAACATGATGGCGTTAGTTATCAAGAATTCAACAAACTTCAAGAGTTTTAAAGGACTGCCATCTCAATCGGCTTTTACCTATTTGTATATCACGCATTCGAGGGGATTTGAAGGTTTAAATCAAGACACTGTGGCCTTACCTGCGTTAAAAGTCTTTTATCTGAATTTCAATCAACTCAACGACGCCACCACTGGCAAGATTTTCAAGTCTCTTGCTGCATCTTCGCTGAACTCCTTGACGGAGATTCGATTAGACAACAACAAGTTGACGAAAATCCCTGAAATGATATCGTCTCTCAGTCAACTCGAGCAAATCGATTTGGGATTCAACGAGATTACCGTAATAGCAAAAAACTCCCTTCCGCGCAACAACACCGCCAAGGGCCTAACGTTCAGTTTGCAGAGGAATCCCATCAAGACAATAGAACCAGGTGCGTTCGGAGGATCTATAGGAAGCGGCGCTCACGTTAAACTGGAAGACATCCGTCTGACTCGTTTGGATTCCAAGATCTTCCGTCCTATGCTGGAGCGGATGGAAATCCGGGCCAAAAACGTACTAGGGAAAACACCACTTTTATTCATTGGCAACA atCCAATCCAGTGCGATTGCCACCTGGCCTGGCTGGTGCGGGATAATCGAAACCTGCTGAAACATATCGAGGGCGGAAAATGCAACGATTCGACAGAATTGCTCGACTTGAAAGCGGCCGATTTCATCAGGTGCAAATAG
- the LOC123471007 gene encoding facilitated trehalose transporter Tret1-2 homolog, whose translation MKMGTRMKDNFTNLFPQLVVAIWGSWGYFCMGSVRGRSSPGIPSQNRTMDFDMSPSDLQWISSFPMLGAILGSLFINKPMEYYGRKKALVGHYIVFICGFFISGFTHFGEHKSMLYIGRFLMGIAAGCTTPAAQIYVSECASPSLRGWMGSLTASSLVLGVWSTYVIGTFVEWHVLAWIFGCLPILFLCGTVVMPESPVWLLSHDREQEARRSLQFLRGKGTNVQAEIERIKKHLERVANYNSQSPQVTLTSGSVVKPLAISLGIMLFQQTTGINAIVFYTASIFQAAGSSIDGKYTTIIVGAVQLIFTIASGFLADRCGRRMLYLVSAISSAVPLAALGIFFCCQRRWGDQEAIRYFGWLPFVSLIVFFIAYSGGISNVPFIIMGEMFPLRYRTLLGGISSSFHLFCTFVMVRFFPDMLRAMGKGGTFYFFSGCTLLSAIFVYFLLPETKGKTLEELEQLFRSNNIEPYKRQYYLEDTLATEKNTNWEVVLLRRSETKDSHRTELQLCVNKLEVTLEFYESSAQFNFSTIDVA comes from the exons ATGAAGATGGGCACGCGAATGAAGGACAATTTCACTAACCTTTTTCCGCAG TTGGTCGTAGCAATATGGGGATCGTGGGGCTATTTTTGCATGGGCTCCGTGCGTGGTAGAAGTTCCCCCGGAATTCCATCGCAAAATAGGACGATGGATTTCGACATGTCTCCATCGGACCTGCAATGGATTT CTTCCTTCCCGATGCTCGGGGCCATACTTGGCTCtttgttcatcaacaaaccgATGGAATATTACGGAAGGAAAAAGGCTCTCGTTGGCCATTACATCGTCTTCATTTGCGGCTTCTTCATCTCCGGCTTCACTCATTTCGGTGAACACAAATCCATGCTGTACATTGGCCGTTTCTTGATGGGCATTGCTGCGGGATGTACCACTCCCGCGGCACAAATTTAC GTGAGTGAATGCGCGTCGCCAAGTCTTCGAGGTTGGATGGGCTCACTGACGGCGTCTTCTTTGGTGCTCGGCGTTTGGTCGACGTACGTTATAGGAACATTCGTCGAATGGCACGTCCTGGCCTGGATTTTTGGCTGTTTACCCATCCTCTTTCTCTGCGGTACGGTTGTGATGCCCGAATCTCCAGTTTGGCTTCTGTCTCACGACCGAGAACAAGAGGCTCGGCGATCTCTTCAATTCCTCCGCGGAAA GGGGACTAACGTGCAAGCGGAAATTGAAAGGATCAAGAAACACCTGGAACGCGTGGCCAACTACAACAGCCAGTCTCCTCAAGTGACGTTGACGTCTGGATCGGTTGTCAAACCCTTGGCCATTTCGTTGGGCATCATGCTGTTCCAGCAGACGACGGGAATCAACGCCATTGTCTTTTACACAGCCAGCATCTTCCAGGCAGCCGGAAGTTCCATCGACGGCAAATACACCACAATCATCGTCGGTGCTGTCCAGTTAATTTTCACTATCGCCTCCGGTTTCCTG GCAGACAGATGCGGAAGGCGGATGTTATATTTAGTCTCGGCCATTAGTTCTGCGGTGCCATTGGCTGCCCTGGGAATCTTTTTCTGCTGTCAACGTCGATGGGGCGATCAAGAAGCCATTCGATATTTCGGTTGGTTGCCATTCGTATCTCTGATCGTTTTCTTCATCGCCTACTCGGGCGGGATCAGTAACGTACCTTTCATCATCATGGGCGAAATGTTCCCATTGCGATATCGAACGCTGTTGGGAGGCATCAGCTcctcttttcatttgttttgcaCTTTCGTCATGGTCCGATTTTTCCCCGACATGTTGCGAGCGATGGGCAAAGGCGGGACCTTCTATTTCTTCTCCGGATGCACTTTGTTGAGCGCCATCTTCGTCTACTTTCTTTTACCGGAGACGAAAGGCAAAACGCTGGAAGAGCTGGAACAGCTGTTCCGTTCGAACAACATCGAACCTTACAAAAGGCAATACTATTTGGAAGATACTCTTGCAACGGAAAAGAACACGAATTGGGAGGTTGTGCTTTTGAGGCGTTCAGAAACAAAAGACAGTCACAGAACTGAATTGCAGTTGTGTGTCAACAAGTTGGAGGTCACCCTCGAGTTCTACGAAAGCAGCGcccaatttaatttttcaaccATCGACGTTGCTTAG
- the LOC123471004 gene encoding uncharacterized protein LOC123471004: MSESRGKKVDTKQQLSSDLSIGAMFEAKLLTLFCIRALENGYIFELLKERKDLGSRLDDLIFKYQLPGNTSTSQDWQYRYLQAKHRQDTSKMISKEELENDDGKDFSLAKYFRAFCRILRRGDNIQDCIICTTTDFDPNDVVIDTKDCNLPPHQAQADTTATEAAEATKASQPKITLNDITDQDEVILKFESKKTSRYKLKQNEYMQEKMMNEWSNIHVLAKALIACANKEGDSRVRDDSIFFHYHVSLLEEKVIEKIIRNEFQFHDHFKKNDDTLSDGAKQLRQTLTEKGANLENCKFKFPVHQNFEFGQKKEREQIVNKLPLKVTEEDVKTFFNKFIFVVNMPNEAEFKNILQTEDMIKYYPKIECPTQTSYMLDVTKEMASKKDLGYKLKSEDGIRLLLRGITIVSSKYQKELEKEVQFNEDACNKMAIKLSDLLDNKISLIVTPTPKHTAVKVVSSIQKRPEYKENGSFFITKSIDLEDNEDRKRWKNILKLKSEFHRPLIVVCEKDTPELSNYEDLISDSDEQTAKKSKIIIIRDGNAYENSIVTVKDEITYGELNEKFQNAVLEKTITFQGKTLTVGDLVENEPDKVIDYLSIEELLFQKKDVNIPRPDTSECEESLYIKRQLTMVFHESFENKLAERLNCTIDQLHEKCRITSQGEIKWFVENQDRESIWKEIKMLADSGMSSNAIDESQLCCLDEQSERFPIVIISGVAGIGKSTILSHYYMKMKKAKPDHWIIRINLVEQQTAFLQSVTEDTVVDFFVDHLHIAEDKSPFSRSLLRHRIKTGQRIAFMFDGYDEIGLDCQKNVIQLMKILAGKETIKQYVTTRPHMIDELQFELSQLAHHLQIFNEQHQIDYLVKYWQSNLQEMEMENKSIIIQTFAESLAHRVSQTLRDEEKSFIGVPLQCRILAECYQSELEKQIKNNNVAACQTLVHQHFDLKSLYERLLDTKRRIFREEKAESSSFNPIVSCAIDFLIDDIESHLTKLAIETLVVERRDVKILWPSQQPYFHSEAEKSEKENKITDLGVKYGLIVRSKGDKQSKVQFLHRTYAEYLFARYLHRGMDINKFDNQLLDKKPVRDLVVNEILVEGHYHGVRVFLNSMLKTGHSQRTELPNQLQKLAKSLEEHITRLPQHAEPSDRHTNALTVTLPTPNLFYTLLNCLDGTLNETERKRVVRSAFQHPFHFSTFLYWRSGQLFQRVLSYYDDADAVDVERIVKELLHEPMTLRYSPDSYVIVWNNEASKDVVEKVLEFMGKNGENLKQVLNPEQSKFRPLHTSVTLLHFFIFNEYYNCLLSQFLRFLSSIYVDDRNFTELIKFTLKMQDYNNDNWTFPSNNGIEKTLDILRDLSRPRVMEGLCHFALVTGVFENYYQPFAADDEDSLRDPARMTRLHWAAFNGDMEAMESVGDWTCNVGDWTCSVDDSFTPFYVAAARHHKLICHKILSLLETSLTSDELKTHLAEYKGFVYTAMWDAVCFRNFKMFQLILESVKQSLGRHYLMALLKSEKPVDSFKTTQFDGSVSSSILALKNGKVLFKIIAQVLLEDGSQNGYTDLNDLVFNEKETVEIVLNNIEEETFQRMVDVNGLQNWTKRFLDYNVWGFRRLSTVIARFTLNQRREFINIITSPNIPTHQFNGMNVSYWGKWFENELTDPDFSNIRESLDKLLKSLEDDTPKLIFNYNSNDAIKALLCQNAKLVTAASKHFSWVNYFKFKRRVMKNGPKVMNELLTWPLFIERKVVRNWINILPFYIGKKGKYHFGKLVNTILSLHTEEHGEKTIQISLWSKYLDSYYKVEKVDQFLKLVSDKLGKRAVRKVVLHKDCMGFVLLGAELQQDAELVNALLTHLSDEDRNCIEHLLESSLFSSRRYTLDDTTEPCNCQPMNDCWCWW, encoded by the coding sequence ATGTCAGAatcaaggggaaaaaaagtggACACAAAGCAACAGCTGTCATCTGATTTATCTATTGGCGCTATGTTTGAAGCGAAATTGTTGACATTATTCTGCATTCGAGCACTTGAGAATGGCTACATATTTGAATTGCtcaaggaaagaaaagacttGGGGAGTCGACTAGACGATTTGATTTTCAAATATCAACTCCCAGGCAATACATCGACATCTCAAGATTGGCAATATCGTTATTTGCAAGCGAAACACAGACAGGACACGTCAAAGATGATATCTAAGGAAGAGCTTGAGAACGATGATGGGAAGGATTTCAGTTTAGCAAAATATTTCCGCGCTTTTTGCAGAATATTAAGAAGGGGAGATAACATTCAAGATTGCATCATCTGCACAACCACCGATTTTGATCCCAATGATGTAGTTATTGACACTAAAGACTGTAATCTGCCCCCTCATCAAGCTCAGGCAGATACAACTGCCACAGAAGCAGCAGAAGCCACAAAAGCGAGCCAGCCGAAGATTACTTTAAACGATATTACAGATCAAGACGAAGTTATTTTAAAGTTTGAGTCGAAAAAGACATCTCGTTacaaattgaaacaaaatgaatataTGCAAGAGAAAATGATGAATGAATGGTCAAACATTCATGTTCTTGCTAAAGCATTGATAGCTTGTGCCAACAAAGAAGGCGACTCGCGTGTAAGAGatgattcaatttttttccactATCACGTTAGTCTACTTGAAGAAAAAGTTATCGAAAAAATAATACGGAATGAATTTCAATTCCATGATCACTTTAAGAAAAATGATGATACTCTTTCCGATGGTGCTAAACAACTGCGTCAAACACTCACAGAGAAAGGTGCAAACTTGGAAAActgtaaatttaaatttcctGTCCATCAGAACTTTGAATTCgggcaaaaaaaggaaagagaacaAATAGTCAATAAGTTACCGTTAAAAGTCACAGAAGAAGACGTGAAAACTTTCTTCAATAAATTTATCTTTGTCGTCAACATGCCAAACGAAGCAGAATTCAAGAACATTTTACAAACTGAGGATATGATCAAGTACTACCCAAAGATCGAATGTCCTACACAAACATCTTACATGCTAGATGTAACGAAAGAGATGGCTTCGAAAAAAGACTTGGGTTATAAATTAAAATCAGAAGACGGGATAAGACTCTTGCTAAGAGGTATTACAATCGTTTCATCAAAATATCAAAAAGAATTGGAAAAAGAGGTACAATTCAACGAAGACGCCTGTAACAAAATGGCCATTAAACTAAGTGATTTGCTGGACAATAAGATTTCGCTAATTGTCACACCAACGCCGAAGCACACAGCCGTCAAAGTCGTTTCGTCCATTCAGAAACGGCCAGAATATAAAGAAAACGGTAGCTTTTTTATTACGAAATCGATTGATCTAGAAGATAACGAAGATAGAAAACGCTGGAAAAACATCCTGAAATTAAAATCAGAATTTCATCGTCCTCTCATTGTCGTTTGCGAAAAGGATACACCTGAACTTAGTAACTACGAGGATCTCATTTCGGATTCGGATGAACAAACGGCCAAGAAAAGCAAGATAATTATCATTCGCGACGGAAACGCGTACGAGAATAGTATCGTGACAGTGAAAGACGAAATCACTTATGGAGAGTTGAATGAGAAATTCCAAAATGCTGTCCTGGAGAAAACAATCACGTTCCAAGGAAAAACTCTAACCGTGGGTGATCTGGTTGAAAACGAACCGGACAAAGTCATCGATTACCTTTCTATAGAAGAGTTGCTGTTCCAGAAGAAAGACGTCAACATTCCCCGGCCGGATACATCAGAATGCGAAGAATCCTTGTACATCAAGAGGCAGTTGACGATGGTATTTCACGAATCTTTCGAAAACAAATTAGCAGAACGCTTGAATTGTACAATAGATCAACTCCACGAGAAATGCAGAATCACTTCACAAGGTGAAATTAAATGGTTTGTTGAAAACCAAGATCGTGAATCCATTtggaaagaaataaaaatgctCGCAGATTCAGGAATGTCCTCAAACGCCATCGACGAGAGTCAACTCTGTTGTCTGGATGAGCAAAGTGAACGATTCCCGATTGTTATCATAAGTGGCGTAGCTGGAATTGGCAAATCAACTATTCTCTCCCACTACtacatgaaaatgaaaaaagcgAAACCAGATCATTGGATCATCAGAATTAATCTCGTAGAGCAGCAAACAGCTTTCCTCCAATCAGTCACAGAAGACACAGTCGTTGATTTCTTTGTCGACCATTTGCACATCGCTGAAGATAAAAGCCCATTTTCTCGTTCACTATTGAGACACCGAATAAAAACGGGTCAAAGAATTGCTTTCATGTTTGATGGCTACGATGAAATCGGCCTTGATTGTCAAAAGAACGTGATTCAATTAATGAAAATACTGGCCGGCAAGGAAACGATTAAACAATACGTAACGACAAGACCTCACATGATAGACGAATTGCAATTTGAGTTGTCTCAACTGGCTCATCATCTGCAAATTTTTAATGAACAACACCAAATTGATTATCTGGTCAAGTATTGGCAATCAAATTTACAAGAGATGGAAATGGAAAACAAGTCGATTATCATACAGACCTTCGCAGAATCGTTAGCTCACCGAGTATCTCAGACTCTAAGAGATGAAGAGAAGAGCTTCATTGGAGTTCCGTTGCAATGTCGAATTCTAGCCGAGTGCTATCAATCTGaacttgaaaaacaaatcaaaaacaatAACGTAGCAGCATGTCAAACACTAGTGCATCAACACTTCGATTTAAAGAGTCTGTACGAACGTCTTTTGGATACCAAACGACGAATCTTTCGGGAAGAAAAGGCAGAATCGTCAAGTTTCAATCCAATCGTGAGCTGTGCCATCGATTTCTTGATCGATGACATTGAATCTCATCTCACTAAATTGGCCATAGAGACACTCGTTGTGGAAAGGAGAGACGTCAAAATTTTATGGCCCTCCCAACAACCGTATTTCCATTCGGAAGCTGAAAAATctgaaaaggaaaataaaataacagatTTAGGAGTGAAATACGGATTAATAGTACGCAGCAAAGGTGACAAGCAATCTAAAGTGCAGTTCTTACATCGTACCTACGCCGAGTACTTGTTCGCCCGATATTTGCATAGAGGAATGGACATCAACAAATTCGACAACCAGCTTTTAGATAAGAAACCTGTACGTGACTTGGTCGTTAATGAAATCTTAGTTGAAGGCCACTATCACGGAGTAAGGGTATTCTTGAATTCTATGCTGAAGACAGGACATAGTCAAAGAACGGAACTTCCAAATCAATTGCAAAAATTGGCTAAAAGTTTAGAAGAGCACATCACAAGACTGCCACAACATGCTGAACCCAGTGATCGGCATACCAACGCCTTAACTGTTACCCTACCGACTCCGAACTTGTTTTATACCTTACTTAATTGCCTTGATGGAACGTTGAACGAAACTGAAAGGAAGCGAGTCGTCAGgtctgcattccaacaccctttTCACTTCTCTACCTTCTTATATTGGAGAAGTGGTCAACTGTTTCAAAGAGTTCTTTCTTATTACGACGACGCAGACGCTGTTGACGTGGAGCGTATCGTCAAAGAATTGTTACACGAACCCATGACGCTCCGATATTCACCTGACTCCTATGTCATCGTTTGGAACAACGAGGCGTCAAAAGACGTCGTGGAAAAAGTGTTAGAGTTTATGGGAAAAAACGGGGAGAATTTAAAACAAGTTTTGAACCCCGAACAATCAAAATTCAGACCACTGCACACCTCGGTCACATTACTGCATTTTTTCATCTTTAATGAATATTACAACTGCCTTTTAAGCCAATTCTTACGTTTCCTATCGTCCATCTACGTCGACGATCGCAACTTTACTGAACTAATAAAATTCACATTAAAGATGCAAGATTACAATAACGATAACTGGACATTTCCCTCGAACAATGGAATTGAAAAGACCTTGGACATTTTACGAGATCTGTCACGACCGAGAGTGATGGAAGGTTTATGTCATTTTGCACTCGTGACGGGTGTTTTCGAAAATTATTACCAACCTTTTGCAGCGGACGATGAAGATTCATTGAGGGATCCTGCTCGAATGACTAGACTTCACTGGGCAGCGTTTAATGGCGACATGGAGGCGATGGAAAGCGTGGGCGACTGGACGTGCAATGTGGGCGACTGGACGTGCAGCGTGGACGACAGCTTCACGCCCTTCTACGTAGCGGCCGCTCGTCATCACAAACTAATCTGCCACAAAATATTATCATTATTAGAAACAAGTCTGACATCTGATGAACTTAAAACACATCTGGCCGAATATAAAGGATTCGTATATACGGCCATGTGGGACGCTGTTTGCTTCCGTAACTTCAAAATGTTTCAGCTGATTCTTGAATCCGTCAAACAATCCTTAGGGCGACATTACCTGATGGCTTTGTTGAAATCAGAAAAGCCCGTAGATTCATTTAAAACCACGCAATTTGATGGATCTGTCAGCTCTTCCATCTTGGCTCTGAAGAACGGCAAAGTGTTGTTCAAAATCATAGCCCAAGTTTTGCTCGAGGATGGCAGTCAAAATGGATACACTGATTTAAACGATCTAGTCTTCAACGAGAAAGAAACAGTCGAAATAGTACTGAACAATATCGAAGAAGAAACATTCCAGAGAATGGTGGACGTGAATGGACTGCAAAATTGGACAAAACGCTTTTTAGACTACAACGTCTGGGGATTTCGTCGGCTATCAACCGTCATTGCAAGGTTTACTCTAAACCAACGGCGGGAATTTATCAACATCATCACATCACCAAACATTCCAACCCATCAATTTAATGGAATGAACGTCAGTTACTGGGGAAAGTGGTTCGAAAACGAGTTAACCGATCCAGACTTTTCAAACATCAGAGAAAGCCTCGACAAACTTTTGAAATCATTAGAAGATGACACTccaaaattgatttttaattaCAATAGCAATGACGCAATCAAGGCTCTACTGTGTCAGAACGCAAAGTTAGTTACTGCAGCATCAAAACACTTTTCGTGGGTGAATTACTTCAAGTTTAAACGACGCGTCATGAAAAACGGACCAAAAGTGATGAACGAACTTTTAACTTGGCCTTTATTCATTGAGAGAAAAGTTGTTCGAAACTGGATCAACATTTTGCCATTTTACATCGGTAAAAAGGGCAAATATCACTTTGGAAAATTAGTGAACACTATTTTATCATTACACACCGAAGAGCACGGAGAAAAAACAATTCAGATTAGTTTGTGGAGCAAATATCTCGATAGCTACTACAAGGTTGAAAAAGTGGACCAATTCTTGAAACTCGTGTCAGACAAACTGGGCAAAAGAGCTGTAAGGAAAGTTGTGCTACACAAAGACTGCATGGGATTTGTTCTACTTGGAGCCGAATTACAACAAGATGCAGAATTAGTTAATGCTCTACTCACCCATTTAAGTGACGAGGATCGTAACTGTATCGAGCACCTACTCGAAAGTAGTTTGTTCTCTTCGAGACGCTATACACTGGACGATACCACCGAACCGTGCAACTGTCAACCAATGAATGATTGCTGGTGCTGGTGGTAA